A window from Oreochromis aureus strain Israel breed Guangdong linkage group 16, ZZ_aureus, whole genome shotgun sequence encodes these proteins:
- the chpfa gene encoding chondroitin sulfate synthase 2: protein MRFSLLISVLRSLGPVVIGISLGFTLSLLSVSWSEDACSPDSKEGEAVSLGKDGLLKGARKPNSISAASDVTSEEDFQPRIVPYKQVQPSAPKKVFRAKYISTELGMRERLFVGVMTSKNTISTLGVAVNRTISHHLDAVIFFTGSRSRKIPHGMFVVSHGDERLIWNMFQTIKYIFDHYINEYDWFYFVQDDAYTEADRIKALVEHLSMDRELYMGRPEEFIGGAMEGRYCYGGFGYLLSRSLLLRLQPFLENCRNDILSARPDEWLGRCIIDYTSINCVGEYEGLHYHHYELAKNSDPSKEQSEEFKKALTVHPVSDPEQMYRLHRFFTEIELQKTYDEIAKLQAEIKNVSVVAFEGNRSAQWPVGINPPFEPKSRFEVLKWEYFTEEEIYSCIDGSPKCELRGIDRMDVADVIDTAIGELNKKYMPTIHLKKQQLINGYRRFDPIRGMEYTLDLQLEAVNQKGHSRSITKRVHLVRPLSQIEIIPMPYVTEATRVHIIIPLTLQDRSYVDHFLEVFASNAFETSENAILTFLFIYDPVEAQQVSQNDIFASVKSQITVYERKYPAVKIPWISVKTETPSQIKFMDIISKKHPVDTLFFLAEVSTNINSEFLNRCRMNAINNWQVFFPIHFQEYNPDVAYHNQPHPDTVDLVKDAGLFDRRSFDEACFYNSDYMTTRSRMVADVQENEEILENMDIYEMFVKYSGLHVFRAIEPALRQQYRYEVCNPRLSEDIYHRCVQSNLESIGSRSQLAMLLFEQEQGNST, encoded by the exons ATGAGATTTTCGTTGTTAATTTCTGTGCTGCGGTCGCTCGGCCCGGTGGTGATCGGTATTTCTTTAGGCTTCACGTTGAGTTTACTGAGCGTGAGCTGGTCGGAAGACGCGTGTTCTCCGGATAGTAAGGAAGGGGAGGCTGTGTCTTTAGGTAAGGATGGACTGCTCAAAGGAGCCCGAAAGCCCAACTCTATTTCTGCTGCCAGCGATGTGACGTCCGAAGAGGATTTTCAACCAAGAATAGTCCCGTACAAACAGGTCCAACCGAGCGCCCCAAAGAAAGTTTTCAG ggccaagtacatCAGCACGGAGTTGGGGATGCGGGAGCGTCTGTTCGTCGGGGTCATGACCTCCAAAAACACCATTAGCACCTTAGGTGTAGCTGTGAATCGCACCATCAGCCATCATTTGGACGCTGTGATCTTCTTTACTGGCTCGCGCAGCCGCAAAATCCCTCACGGCATGTTTGTGGTTTCTCATGGAGACGAGAGGCTGATATGGAACATGTTCCAGACCATCAAATACATTTTCGACCATTACATCAATGAATACGACTGGTTCTACTTTGTCCAAGATGACGCCTACACTGAAGCCGACCGGATCAAAGCCCTGGTGGAGCACTTGAGTATGGATCGAGAACTTTACATGGGCAGGCCTGAGGAGTTCATAGGTGGGGCGATGGAAGGGAGGTACTGCTATGGAGGGTTTGGGTACCTCCTGTCACGTAGCTTGCTGCTACGACTCCAGCCCTTCCTGGAAAATTGTAGGAACGACATCCTGAGTGCCCGGCCTGATGAGTGGCTTGGACGATGCATCATCGATTACACCAGCATAAACTGCGTTGGCGAATATGAG GGGCTTCACTACCACCATTACGAGTTGGCAAAAAACTCTGATCCAAGCAAAGAACAGAGTGAAGAGTTTAAGAAAGCCCTGACCGTCCATCCAGTGTCTGACCCGGAGCAGATGTACCGCCTGCACAGATTCTTCACTGAGATTGAACTCCAGAAGACTTATGATGAGATTGCTAAGCTGCAG GCAGAAATAAAGAATGTGAGTGTTGTTGCTTTTGAGGGGAACCGAAGCGCCCAGTGGCCAGTGGGGATCAATCCTCCTTTTGAACCAAAGTCTCGGTTTGAAGTTCTGAAATGGGAATACTTCACAGAGGAGGAGATTTATTCGTGCATCGATGGCTCTCCCAAGTGTGAGTTGCGCGGCATTGACCGCATGGACGTGGCGGATGTCATTGACACCGCCATTGGAGAGCTGAACAAGAAGTACATGCCCACTATACACTTAAAGAAGCAGCAACTGATTAATGGCTACAGACGCTTTGACCCCATTAGGGGGATGGAGTACACCTTAGACCTTCAGCTGGAGGCTGTTAATCAGAAAGGTCACAGCCGCTCCATCACAAAGAGGGTTCATCTGGTGCGACCTTTGAGCCAGATAGAGATCATTCCCATGCCATATGTCACTGAAGCTACAAGGGTCCACATTATTATACCGCTTACTCTGCAGGACCGGAGCTACGTCGATCACTTTCTTGAAGTCTTTGCCTCGAATGCCTTTGAGACCAGCGAAAATGCAATCCTAACCTTCCTGTTTATTTATGACCCAGTGGAGGCCCAACAAGTTAGCCAGAATGATATATTTGCCAGCGTGAAGTCTCAGATAACCGTTTATGAACGCAAATACCCTGCGGTGAAAATCCCGTGGATCAGTGTTAAGACGGAAACGCCATCCCAGATCAAATTCATGGACATCATCTCAAAGAAGCACCCCGTCGACACGCTCTTCTTCCTGGCTGAAGTCAGCACAAACATCAATTCAGAGTTTCTGAATCGCTGTCGCATGAATGCCATAAACAATTGGCAAGTATTCTTCCCCATTCATTTCCAGGAGTACAACCCCGACGTGGCTTATCACAACCAGCCACATCCAGACACAGTTGATCTGGTCAAGGACGCGGGCCTTTTTGACCGCAGGTCGTTTGATGAAGCGTGCTTCTACAACTCGGACTACATGACGACGCGCAGTCGGATGGTGGCGGATGTCCAAGAAAATGAGGAGATTCTAGAGAACATGGATATCTACGAAATGTTCGTAAAGTATTCAGGTCTGCACGTATTCAGGGCAATAGAGCCAGCGTTACGCCAGCAATACCGTTATGAAGTCTGCAATCCAAGACTCAGTGAGGACATCTATCACAGATGTGTTCAGAGCAACTTGGAGAGCATCGGTTCTCGCTCCCAACTTGCCATGCTGCTTTTTGAGCAAGAGCAAGGAAACAGCACTTAA
- the LOC116315523 gene encoding pyridoxal kinase-like, which produces MECRVLSIQSHVVRGYVGNKSATFPLQVLGFEVDSINSVQFSNHTGYAHWKGQVLTAEELNVLYEGIKLNNVNHYDYILTGYSRDISFLETVVDIIKELKKANPSLVYVCDPVMGDQGAMYVPENLLPVYKNKVVPLADILTPNQFEAELLTGRKINTEEDAIEVMDLLHKMGPETVVLTSTDLPSKQGDQFLVALGSQKIKKPDGTNTDQKICMDIPKVDAVFVGTGDLFAAMMLAWTHHHPKDLKTACEKTVSVMHHVIKRTITYANEMAGPGKRPTPAQLELRMVQSKADIENPAIVVEAKVLQKSSQ; this is translated from the exons ATGGAGTGTCGCGTGTTGTCCATTCAGAGTCACGTTGTCAGGGGATACGTTGGGAACAAGTCGGCAACATTCCCGCTGCAG GTGCTGGGCTTTGAAGTGGACTCCATCAACTCGGTGCAGTTCTCCAATCACACAG GCTACGCCCACTGGAAGGGGCAAGTACTGACAGCAGAAGAACTGAATGTGCTCTATGAGGGCATTAAGCTCAACAATGTGAACCACTATGACTACATCCTCACAG GATACAGCAGGGACATCTCCTTCCTGGAGACGGTGGTTGATATTATTAAGGAGCTGAAGAAGGCCAATCCCAGCTTGGTGTACG TTTGTGATCCTGTTATGGGAGACCAGGGTGCCATG TATGTTCCAGAGAACCTGCTGCCAGTCTACAAGAACAAAGTAGTGCCTTTGGCTGACATCCTGACTCCAAACCAATTTGAAGCAGA gcTCTTAACTGGGAGGAAAATTAACACCGAGGAAGATGCTATTGAG GTGATGGACCTGCTTCATAAAATGGGTCCAGAGACCGTGGTCCTCACTAGTACAGACCTTCCATCGAAACAAGGGGACCAGTTCCTGGTGGCTCTTGGAAGCCAAAAAATAA AGAAACCAGATGGGACCAACACAGATCAGAAAATCTGCATGGACATCCCCAAAGTCGATGCTGTATTTGTGGGAACAGGAGAcctttttgctgccatgatGTTAGCCTGGACTCATCATCACCCCAAGGACCTGAAG ACTGCCTGTGAGAAGACTGTTTCTGTCATGCACCATGTCATTAAGAGGACCATTACTTATGCCAATG AAATGGCTGGCCCCGGGAAAAGGCCTACCCCTGCACAACTGGAGCTGAGGATGGTTCAGAGCAAAGCAGACATTGAGAATCCTGCCATTGTAGTGGAAGCCAAGGTTTTACAAAAGTCTTCACAGTGA